The following are encoded in a window of Ranitomeya variabilis isolate aRanVar5 chromosome 6, aRanVar5.hap1, whole genome shotgun sequence genomic DNA:
- the LOC143782540 gene encoding uncharacterized protein LOC143782540, translating to MSSPGKTVDPAGEPASRRSSDASHRSETKDSRSRKSQPPISAKKRQKSKHKQCALCDEPLPDSHPKKLCNQCMAETMQSPSMSVTDIRAIIREELQAISQASTPPKKSGKEKAISSSESEEEGVIHSDSSQASSSSSTHSDIEGRACFPLDGVDNLVKSIRNTIGCEDTKDDQTAQDIMFAGLAERKRRAFPVIPAVKALIKREWEKQDQRGFLPSASKRKYPFNDEELISWTKIPKVDAAVASTSKQSALPVEDAGLLSDPLDRKAESSLKRSWEASTGIIKPSIASTCTARSMLVWIDQLDQQIEQGVSRQKLRDAIPLIRGAAAFMADASADSLRLAARSAGLINNARRALWMKSWKGDTQSKAKICAIPCEGECLFGKALDEILKKAKERKKAFPDPSIPFYRKTFRKRPFGKRTQNERPSRWATREGKQGGTMFKGPPFRRDNKF from the coding sequence gccaaaaagagacagaaatctaagcacaagcaatgtgcgttatgtgacgagcctctcccagattcccaccccaaaaaactctgcaatcagtgtatggcggaaacaatgcagagtccatctatgtcggtcacagatatacgggccataattagagaggaattacaggccatctcacaagccagtaccccccctaaaaaatccgggaaagaaaaggctatatccagctctgagtccgaggaggaaggcgttatccactcagactcctcgcaggcgtcatcctcttcctcaacacattccgacattgagggtcgagcttgttttccccttgatggggtggacaacctagtaaagtccatcaggaatactataggttgtgaggatacaaaagacgaccaaactgcacaagacatcatgtttgcagggttggcagagaggaagagaagagcattcccagtaattcctgcggttaaggcactgataaagagggagtgggagaaacaggaccagagaggttttctcccgtcagcctccaaaaggaagtacccctttaatgatgaggagttaatttcttggactaaaatccctaaggtggacgctgcagtcgcctccacctcaaaacagtcagctctaccagtcgaggatgcgggcctactttctgatcctctagatcggaaggcagaatcgtcactgaaacgatcatgggaggcttccacagGCATAattaagccatcaattgccagcacgtgcacagctagatccatgcttgtgtggattgatcagctggatcaacagatcgaacagggggtctccagacaaaaattgcgggatgcgataccactaattagaggtgcagcagcattcatggccgatgcttcagctgactctcttcgccttgcagcaagatcagccggtctaattaataatgccagacgtgcgttatggatgaagagctggaagggggatacgcagtcaaaggctaagatctgcgctattccgtgtgagggtgagtgtttgtttgggaaagcattagacgagatcctcaaaaaagcaaaagagaggaaaaaagccttccctgacccctcaattcctttctataggaagacctttaggaagaggccgttcgggaaaagaacacaaaatgaaagaccgtcacgatgggccacaagagagggaaaacagggtggcactatgttcaaaggcccccccttccgtagagacaacaaattctga